From a single Phaenicophaeus curvirostris isolate KB17595 chromosome 8, BPBGC_Pcur_1.0, whole genome shotgun sequence genomic region:
- the ITPA gene encoding inosine triphosphate pyrophosphatase isoform X1, which produces MAAPARRSVVFVTGNAKKLEEVTQILGDASPYALVAKKIDLPEYQGEPDEISVQKCREAARQVQGPVIVEDTCLCFNALGGLPGPYIKWFLEKLKPEGLYKLLAGFEDKSAYALCTFAFSTGNLEEPVKLFKGQTHGLIVEPRGPRDFGWDPCFQPDGYNQTYAELPKAVKNSISHRYRALSELSTFLLQSNVTELCSAPS; this is translated from the exons ATGGCGGCGCCGGCCCGGCGGAGCGTGGTGTTCGTGACCGGGAACGCCAAGAagctggaggag GTCACTCAGATCCTCGGGGACGCGTCTCCCTACGCGCTGGTGGCGAAGAAAATCGACC TGCCGGAGTACCAGGGGGAGCCAGATGAGATCTCTGTGCAGAAGTGCCGTGAAGCCGCCCGGCAG GTTCAAGGACCTGTTATAGTAGAGGATACCTGCCTGTGCTTCAATGCCCTGGGGGGGCTACCAGGACCATACAT AAAATGGTTCCTGGAAAAACTCAAACCAGAAG GGCTGTACAAGCTGCTGGCTGGCTTTGAAGACAAGTCTGCCTACGCTCTCTGTACCTTCGCATTCAGCACTGGAAACCTGGAGGAGCCCGTGAAGCTATTCAAAGGCCAGACTCAT GGGCTGATAGTGGAGCCCAGAGGCCCTCGAGACTTTGGCTGGGATCCCTGCTTTCAGCCCGATGGCTACAACCAGAC ctACGCCGAGCTGCCCAAGGCGGTGAagaactccatctcccaccggTACAGAGCGCTCAGCGAGCTCTCCACCTTCCTTCTGCAAAGCAACGTGACAGAGCTCTGCTCCGCGCCCAGCTAG
- the ITPA gene encoding inosine triphosphate pyrophosphatase isoform X2, with product MRSLCRSAVKPPGRSLAFSFPFAAGWSGDVQGPVIVEDTCLCFNALGGLPGPYIKWFLEKLKPEGLYKLLAGFEDKSAYALCTFAFSTGNLEEPVKLFKGQTHGLIVEPRGPRDFGWDPCFQPDGYNQTYAELPKAVKNSISHRYRALSELSTFLLQSNVTELCSAPS from the exons ATGAGATCTCTGTGCAGAAGTGCCGTGAAGCCGCCCGGCAGGTCGCttgccttctccttcccctttgcCGCTGGCTGGAGCGGCGAT GTTCAAGGACCTGTTATAGTAGAGGATACCTGCCTGTGCTTCAATGCCCTGGGGGGGCTACCAGGACCATACAT AAAATGGTTCCTGGAAAAACTCAAACCAGAAG GGCTGTACAAGCTGCTGGCTGGCTTTGAAGACAAGTCTGCCTACGCTCTCTGTACCTTCGCATTCAGCACTGGAAACCTGGAGGAGCCCGTGAAGCTATTCAAAGGCCAGACTCAT GGGCTGATAGTGGAGCCCAGAGGCCCTCGAGACTTTGGCTGGGATCCCTGCTTTCAGCCCGATGGCTACAACCAGAC ctACGCCGAGCTGCCCAAGGCGGTGAagaactccatctcccaccggTACAGAGCGCTCAGCGAGCTCTCCACCTTCCTTCTGCAAAGCAACGTGACAGAGCTCTGCTCCGCGCCCAGCTAG
- the METTL13 gene encoding eEF1A lysine and N-terminal methyltransferase gives MELLPSRPGEFGSARYWDRFFQQRGQQPFEWYGAFAELCPVLRKYVRPRDKVLVVGCGNSELSEQMYDTGLCKDIMNIDISDTVIHQMQERSGSKRPKMSYLLMDVLQMDFPDGHFQVVLDKGTLDAVLTDKEEATLAKADKMFAEVNRVLQVGGRYLCVSLAQAHVLKKAVEYFSREGWVVRVHQVASSGDKQQFVLPVFVYVMTKFRKISDSALQILEICSEEQDKPMRVESAERLVAAVKDRQHYALLCSQLSKTPCREQVSLDLCNRESGKPRYTLHVVDSPSVKPSQDNHFAIFIIPQGRETEWLFGTEEGRKQLASSAGFGRLVTVALHREQHYEGMAGIQAELSGKVMELAPLGLPARQQVPFLSAGGDIGVRTVRQCDTSALSGEYVVEDVKGDGTCYFRRLIFLCNRNVVQSEARLLAPMPLPGQKKRRKDKKKLGPAEPPAAVDKSYLCCEHHKAMVAGLCLLGSPDSLPGAPLAVLVVGLGGGSLPLFIHDYFSQAHVAVVEIDPSMLEVATCWFGFSQGDRMRVHVSDGLDYVAKVAAEAPAQYDTIMFDVDSKDLTLGMSCPPPAFVEKPFLQKVKTILKPEGVFMLNLVCRDARLKESVLATLREVFPLLYARHIEGEVNEILFCQLRPKGRRDPVELGARAQALEGALQQPGRPWDTSYALADMLQAIKIL, from the exons ATGGAGCTGCTGCCGAGCCGCCCCGGGGAGTTCGGCTCGGCACGCTACTGGGATCGGTTCTTCCAGCAGCGCGGGCAGCAGCCCTTCGAGTGGTACGGGGCCTTCGCGGAGCTCTGCCCGGTGCTGCGCAAGTACGTGCGGCCCCGCGACAAG GTGCTGGTGGTGGGCTGCGGGAACTCGGAGCTGAGCGAGCAGATGTACGACACGGGGCTGTGCAAGGACATCATGAACATCGACATCAGCGACACAGTGATCCATCAGATGCAAGAGCGGAGTGGAAGCAAGAGGCCGAAAATGAGCTACCTGCTGATGGACGTGCTTCAGATGGACTTCCCTGATGGCCACTTCCAGGTGGTGCTGGACAAAGGCACGCTGGATGCCGTCCTCACTGACAAAGAGGAGGCCACTCTAGCTAAGGCAGACAAGATGTTTGCTGAGGTCAACCGGGTCCTGCAGGTAGGAGGGCGCTACCTGTGTGTCTCCTTGGCTCAAGCCCACGTGCTGAAGAAAGCAGTGGAGTACTTCTCCCGGGAAGGCTGGGTTGTGCGTGTCCATCAGGTGGCCAGCAGTGGGGACAAGCAGCAGTTTGTCCTACCTGTCTTTGTCTATGTCATGACAAAGTTCAGGAAGATCTCTGACTCGGCACTGCAGATTCTGGAGATCTGCTCTGAGGAGCAGGACAAGCCGATGCGAGTGGAGAGTGCAGAGCGGCTGGTGGCAGCAGTGAAGGACAGGCAGCACTatgccctgctctgcagccagctGAGCAAAACCCCCTGCAGAGAGCAGGTTTCCCTGGATCTGTGCAACAGAGAGAGTGGGAAGCCTCGCTACACGCTGCATGTGGTTGACAGCCCCTCAGTGAAGCCATCCCAGGACAATCACTTTGCCATCTTCATCA TCCCGCAGGGCAGAGAAACCGAGTGGCTCTTTGGGACGGAGGAAGGGCGGAAGCAGCTGGCCAGCAGCGCGGGCTTTGGGCGCCTCGTCACCGTGGCCCTGCACAGGGAGCAGCACTACGAGGGCATGGCGGGCATCCAGGCGGAGCTGTCGGGGAAGGTGATGGAGCTGGCCCCACTAGGACTCCCTGCCCGGCAGCAG GTGCCCTTCTTGTCTGCGGGAGGGGACATTGGGGTGCGGACTGTGCGGCAATGTGACACCAGTGCCCTGAGCGGGGAGTATGTTGTGGAGGACGTGAAGGGGGACGGCACCTGCTACTTCCGACGCCTCATCTTCCTCTGCAACAGGAATGTGGTGCAGTCGGAGGCCCGGCTCCTGGCCCCCATGCCTCTCCCAG GCCAGAAGAAACGGAGGAAGGACAAGAAGAAGCTCGGCCCTGCTGAGCCACCGGCAGCCGTTGATAAGAGCTACCTGTGCTGCGAGCACCACAAGGCCATGGTCGCAGGGCTCTGCTTGCTGGGGAGCCCCGACTCCCTCCCAG GAGCCCCTCTTGCAGTGCTGGTGGTGGGGCTTGGCGGGGGCAGCCTGCCCCTCTTCATCCACGACTACTTCTCGCAGGCCCATGTGGCCGTGGTGGAGATCGACCCCTCCATGCTCGAGGTGGCCACGTGCTGGTTCGGCTTCTCCCAGGGTGACCGGATGCGTGTGCATGTCTCTGACGGCCTGGACTACGTGGCCAAGGTGGCTGCTGAAG ccccagcccagtaTGACACCATCATGTTTGATGTGGACAGCAAAGACCTCACGCTGGGGATGAGCTGCCCGCCCCCAGCCTTTGTGGAAAAGCCCTTCCTGCAGAAAGTGAAAACCATCCTTAAGCCAGAAG GAGTCTTCATGCTCAACTTGGTGTGCCGTGATGCCCGGCTGAAGGAGTCTGTCCTGGCCACCCTCCGCGAGGTCTTCCCACTGCTCTATGCACGTCACATCGAAGGGGAGGTCAATGAGATCTTGTTCTGCCAGCTCCGCCCCAAGGGCCGGCGGGACCCTGTGGAACTGGGGGCACGTGCCCAGGCACTGGAGGGGGCCCTGCAGCAGCCTGGGCGCCCCTGGGACACATCGTATGCATTGGCAGACATGCTACAGGCCATCAAGATCCTCTGA